tggtaatttttagcatTGGGAGCGGCTTATGGAACAGCGAAATCTGGCACCGGTATCGCAGCCATGTCAGTGATGAGGCCAGAAGCAATCATGAAGTCGATTATTCCCGTCGTTATGGCTGGTATTATTGCCATTTACGGATTGATTGTAGCAATTCTGGTGATCAGTGCTATCGATGGTCcagaaaaatacactttataCAAGTACGATGATGAAACATAGGTGTTGTCGTATTTGACCTTCAGTAATATATGCACTTCGACTAACAAGATGTTTGTTTTTCCAGGGGTTTTCTGCATTTAGGTTCAGGAATATCTGTCGGTTTTAGCGGTTTGGCTGCCGGTTTTGCTATTGGTATCGTTGGTGATGCTGGTGTCAGAGGTACCGCCCAACAACCTAGACTTTACGTaggaatgattttgattttgattttcgccGAAGTCTTAGGTCTGTATGGATTGATCGTTGCCATTTTTGGAATCGTAAAACAAACGTGAAGAAATTATGTTCGATTTAGAGTTGCACTCGtgtaaatttattattaatattatgtTCATCcgttgatttcttttttgttgttgttaatTTTAAGGGCCCTTAATGAATAGGTCTACTTTCGATTTGACGTTATAAACTTATTGTGTAAGTAAAGTAAATAAGATTAACTGTTGAAAATtctccccattttttttttcgtaccgGATCATGTCCATTTTTCTCACTAAAATGCCTTCAAGTCGAGCCGACTATGTATTATTGCTGCTGAGAGGAAAGCAGAGTTTCAAACAGATTACTCCTCCCTTTGTCTGCCCCTTTCCAAAAACATCAcataaaccaaaaaattactcgtttatGTGGTGTGTTAGTGGTTTTTTCCTCCGTTCAGTTAATGCActcttattattattatttcgaaATGATACagtgaaagtaggtacctaaagtcttcaagagtaatttttcattaaagatGAAGGAGGGGAATAAATAGATAGGTTCCTAGCATCCTAGCTGTTACAgaatcgccaaaatttgaaataagcaatagtgttatttttttattcgtatgtTTTGTAGAATGATGTCAGATACGAATCTCCAAAATAGGAAATATCCCCACTTCCATTCTACACTCTTCGCACAGGCTATGGATTTAtacttgaattttctcaaatttttgaaacataattgGAAAGTAACCATGTACTTACCTTTCCAAATGATccgtcaaaaattgatcaattgaatcgaatttatacttttgaagaactatgtaggtattttgcATGATGCCtgcctaaatttgaaaaaaaaacttggca
The sequence above is a segment of the Planococcus citri chromosome 3, ihPlaCitr1.1, whole genome shotgun sequence genome. Coding sequences within it:
- the LOC135838888 gene encoding V-type proton ATPase 16 kDa proteolipid subunit c-like encodes the protein MANAENPIYAPFFGVMGASSAMVLSALGAAYGTAKSGTGIAAMSVMRPEAIMKSIIPVVMAGIIAIYGLIVAILVISAIDGPEKYTLYKGFLHLGSGISVGFSGLAAGFAIGIVGDAGVRGTAQQPRLYVGMILILIFAEVLGLYGLIVAIFGIVKQT